A genomic stretch from Lathyrus oleraceus cultivar Zhongwan6 chromosome 2, CAAS_Psat_ZW6_1.0, whole genome shotgun sequence includes:
- the LOC127123506 gene encoding uncharacterized protein LOC127123506, producing the protein MSANRNWPLMHLDVKSTFLNGPLQEEVYVSQPHGGELMYLDKGIILHKLKYELELLEIFELTNCKSAIIPAETNHKLDSDVEGDDVDATTFKQLVGSLRYLYNTIFDIYYAVGMSWYVIQTLISVETELTKEVLLDISLSIWEDLKIKASKSVKLMIDKKLVISLAKNPVLHERSKDIDTEFHFPRH; encoded by the exons ATGTCTGCTAATAGaaattggcctctgatgcatttagatgtgaaaTCTACATTTCTGAATGGTCCTTTACAAGAGGAAGTTTATGTATCACAACCTCACGG GGGTGAGCTTATGTACTTAGATAAGGGTATAATCTTGCATAAGttgaagtatgaacttgagcttctggAGATATTTGAGCTAACGAACTGCAAGTCTGCAATCATACCTGCTGAAACAAATCACAAGTTGGATTCTGATGTTGagggtgatgatgtagatgctacaacttTTAAACAGTTGGTGGGCTCATTGAGATATCTCTATAATACCATATTTGATATCTATTATGCAGTTGGAATG AGCTGGTATGTTATTCAGACTCTGATTagtgtggagacagagttgacaaaAGAAGTACTTCTGGATATTTCTTTAAGTatctgggag gatctgaagatcaaggCAAGCAAGTCTGTGAAGTTGATGATTGACAAAAAATTAGTTATAAGTCTTGCCAAGAATCCAGTGTTACATGAAAGAAGCAAGGACATTGACACAGAGTTTCATTTTCCGAGACATTAA